The Gemmatimonadales bacterium genome includes the window GCGGGAGTGACGAACGGGACAGTGATGCCATGGGGGATTCCTCTGTGCTGGCGGTGCGAGGCGGACGGGTGTGGGGCCGCGTGACGGTCACGGGACGTTGCCTGAAAGCTCGAGGATCGCGAGCATCCGCTCCATCCGCGCGATCTCGGTCGTCTGATCGACGTTCACGTCGCTGGCGAGCTTGAACGTGAGCTGGTCCTGCGCGGCGCCGTAGGTGTCGAACAGGTCCTTCACCATGGTGACGGCGCCGCGGTGGTGCTGGATCATGAACGTGAGGAAGAGCCGGTCGAATTCGGCGTCCCTCGCCTGGTCGAGCTGCATCATCTGGTCGTGGGTGAGCATGCCGGGCATGAGCATGGCGTGCCCGGTGCCGGCCATGTCCATCATCCCCATGGCGGAGGTGTCCGCCGGCGGCACCGGCTGCAGGCGGTCGCCGAGCCAGCGCTGCATCGTCACGATCTCGTCCTGCTG containing:
- a CDS encoding DUF305 domain-containing protein, which produces MRTTMAALLAAAALTACSRATQGRSAPDTAERPSPKAESDLAAIARARADSARHPYTAADIAFMSGMIAHHSQAIVMARMAPSHGAGASLRRLAERIINAQQDEIVTMQRWLGDRLQPVPPADTSAMGMMDMAGTGHAMLMPGMLTHDQMMQLDQARDAEFDRLFLTFMIQHHRGAVTMVKDLFDTYGAAQDQLTFKLASDVNVDQTTEIARMERMLAILELSGNVP